Proteins from a single region of Acidimicrobiales bacterium:
- a CDS encoding AURKAIP1/COX24 domain-containing protein, with the protein MGSLIKKRRKRMRKKKHKKMLKATRWQRRAGK; encoded by the coding sequence GTGGGATCCCTGATCAAAAAGCGCCGCAAGCGGATGCGCAAGAAGAAGCACAAGAAGATGCTGAAGGCGACCCGCTGGCAGCGCCGCGCCGGCAAGTAG